The following are from one region of the Nicotiana tabacum cultivar K326 chromosome 3, ASM71507v2, whole genome shotgun sequence genome:
- the LOC142177505 gene encoding uncharacterized protein LOC142177505, with protein sequence MELKVTCIRSDQGIEFDNAKFDEFCNENGITHNFSSPRTPQQNDVVEKKKNRTLEDMAQTMLIDNGIAKKFLGRSNKHCLLLGEQVYDQDQLGKFDTKSDEGIFLGYSSQSKAYKVYNKRTQCVEESVHVLFNETPSSNKGRNSDDQDNEPLLVPGEISYISNGKAALMSQMKETGEDNATSSSTSQEEPGTSITTTKVEERVGDAVQGTLQTRPKAKNSLVFSIFMSHIEPKNIKEALKDADWITAMQEELHQFERNKVIWWSRRAHLE encoded by the exons ATGGAATTGAAGGTAACATGCATCAGATCTGACCAGGGGATAGAATTTGACAAcgccaaatttgatgagttttGTAATGAAAATGGgatcactcacaacttctcatCACCAAGGACTCCACAACAGAATgatgttgttgaaaaaaaaaagaacagaacTTTGGAAGACATGGCACAGACAATGCTCATTGACAATGGAATCGCCAAAAAATTTCTAGGCAGAAGCAATAAACACTgtttgctacttggtgaacaggtgtatGATCAG GACCAACTTGGGAAGTTTGATAcaaaaagtgatgaaggaatatttctgGGATACTCCtctcaaagcaaagcttacaaagtctacaacaaaaggaCACAATGTGtggaagaaagtgtacatgtgctATTCAACGAGACACCCTCCTCTAACAAGGGAAGAAACAGTGATGATCAAGATAATGAACCACTTTTGGTTCCTGGGGAAATATCTTATATTTCAAATGGCAAGGCTGCTTTGATGAGTCAGATGAAGGAGACAggtgaagacaatgcaacatcctCTTCCACTTCTCAAGAGGAACCTGGTACTTCAATTACTACCACTAAAGTTGAAGAAAGAGTTGGAGATGCAGTGCAAGGCACTTTACAA ACAAGACCAAAAGCCAAAAATTCCCTAGTCTTCTCTATATTTATGTCCCAtatagaacccaaaaatatcaaggaagcttTGAAGGATGCTGATTGGATTACAGCAATGCAAGAGGAACtgcatcaatttgaaagaaacaaaGTTATCTGGTGGTCAAGAAGAGCACATCTGGAATGA